Within Sorghum bicolor cultivar BTx623 chromosome 2, Sorghum_bicolor_NCBIv3, whole genome shotgun sequence, the genomic segment TGTGTCCATCGGATGATTGCTATGTTGAAATTACTCCAGATTAATATATTGACTGGGTTTCGAATCTCTGCTAGCAATATGAATCTAAGTAAATGGGGACACAAGCTGAACTTGATGTATGTGACGTGGGCATGAGTGAGAAGCTCACTGTAAGTTGGACCAAACTCTCAGTATATGTGTGTATTGTCTACTGCTAAGCTTGGCCAAGTTGCTCTCCTACCAAAAGGCACACTACATCTGCCTCCGGTCCATCCAACATCAGGAACTTATTTGGTCCTTGTGGGACTGCTGTTTCTTTTCCAAATAATGCGCATTATGGCAGAATTTTATCTATTATATGTAAGAGAGTATGTAGGAGATATACAAGGCCCAACTTGGCAAATTACAAAATTCTGAAACAATTGGGCAGTTCCTTCAATGTAGATATTAGGATGGGTGTGAGTAAAGCTATGTGCTCCCTAATCTAGAATATATCagcaaccttttttttttgtttgttgcaCCATGTACTCAAGATGACTTTGAACTGTTTGGTTCTGCACATGGCTTTCCTAAACTGTTTGCCTAATTCTCTAATCTGCTAGTGGTGTCACCTAGTCTGTCAAATTTGCAATAGAGCGCCTGGTTGTCGTTTTTAAGGACTTACTTTTTAGTCTGTTCCCAGCTTTTCATGACTTTCTAAATTTAGTTTTCTGAGATACCCAAGGTTTATGCTACTTGGATGCTAGCACTAATCaacttctttattttttttttttcttgaagcaATTATCATGCATGGTCGATCACTCTTGCAGTCTACCTTGAACTGAGTTTCCAATGTTAACATGTGCCTCAGTTTGGTTTAAGTTTCCTTCTGAtcgttttaaataattgaaaattGCAGAGTGGAGGAGCCAAGAGAGCAGTGAATGAGACCAGGAATGCTCGACCAAGGTGGAGGAATTACAAAAAACTGGAGAAGCGTTTTTTGTAAGTGAAACTTTAAATTGCTTCCATTTGATTTCACCAAATGGTATGATCCTAGTATGTAACCTTTCCTGTGTTATGTTTGTATAAGGCGCGATATGGAGAAGGACATGAAGAATTTCAAGGAGCTTTCATTAGCTATGGACAACTTGCCAAGGAATGTTGTACTCACTTCCTCTGTTGGTCTTGCGGTTTTGACAACCGGCTGGGCGTATGCCATTGGTGTTTTCGATTGGAACAGAATGGGGGACAATGAACCTTCGGCTTAACAAGGTGTTGCGTAGATGCACCTCATGAATAATCTATGAGACTTTTATGTTTATGTAAGAGGAATGGAATGGTGCGGACAAGGAGAAGACTGTATGCTTGTTAAGTAATTTATTAGTTGGATGTTTGACTGTTTggtttgtggtatgaagcgatCCATCACAATCTCACTACTTAGTTTTTTTGTGTTTGGTTTGTGGAATAGAATAAGTTGATCTGTTGCCACCTTGTTACTCCCAAGCTGAAATGTGGTTATTCTACTAAATTTTAGCAATTGACTCCTGATGCATCACTCCATCTAAAACGGGTTGACGTCCGAAACCAAACACTCCAAAAGAGCATCTCTAATAGTTTCCACTAAATCATTTGGTAAATCAATGAGTTTTTCAACTAAAAATAGGAGAATTGTTTCTCGATTGAACCTCATCTCATTTGTCGTAAATCGATCTGATTCTTAGATATGCTGCTGCCGTGGCACATTGGGTCACACCTCAAAAAATAACGTTAAAAAAAATCATTGGCACAATATAGTAAATAAAATTTGAAGCTAttgcatttcatcttaaaaaaaAGAACTGAACATGCTAGCGTCTAGTGAGAGACACATGGAACTTGAAAAGGCTAGGCCCAGGAAGGTAGACAAGGAGGCTACTCAACTCTTACACTAGCATCTGCAACAAGCCATAGCTGTTAGTGCTCGACATGCTCCCTAGCAACTCAATTCTGTGAAGTCCCTCCTGAGGAGGTtacttcaggccttgtttagtttttaaaaattttcaagatttctcgtcacatcgaatcttgtgacacatgcatggtgcattaaatatacatgaaaacaaaaagtaattgcacagttcatctgtaaatcacgagacgaatctttaagCCCAGTTACTCCATaaatagacaatgtttgtcaaataaaaacgaaagtgctacagtgtcgaaatctaaaaattttgcgaaaactgaacaaggcctcagcCAAGCTTCACTCCATCAACTGCAATGAGGAGGGTCTTTGGTCTTTTGCTCAGTGCcattctcctttttttttgttcttttgtTTGGCTGTCATCTCGAAACATTGTGGATTTTTATTTTGGTAAACTAGTTATAGCGGAAGTTATGCTTCCGCTCTTCTTTCAGTTCAACATTTGGTTATAACTTATATGTGGATCATAATCGTTTCTGGAATATTTTGTGTCAGAATGTTTGTGGTCTCAATGACCATGACAAGTGGAATCTTATACGCAACAAAATAGAAGAAAGCTCTTGTTCCTTGTTCAGGAAACAAAAAAGGAACACTTCGACACCACGTTCCTACGTAATTTTGAACCGAGACACTTTATTCTTTTGATTTTTGCCCTTCAAAGGGAGCATCAGGAGGCATCCTCGTAGCTTGGAATTCAAATGTTTTTTCTGCAGTCTCGATTGAAAAATAGGACTTCGCTCTTAAAATGATCGTTACTTCAATTCATAACCAAGCTTCCTGGACCCTAATCACTGTTTATGGTCTGACAAGAGACCCAACACATACTAACTCTTTTCTTGGTTGTATAGTCTAGAGATAGACTCAGAGGACCACTTCTTGATTTTGGGCGATTTCAATTTCTATAGAACAGCGTCAAACAGAAATTGTCCTAATCAGTTGGGTCTCATTGAGTTGCCTCTTAAAGAGAGAGAACGTGAGTTGGCCCTTAAAAAGTTTCGTACCCAAAACATCACTTCTAAAGTTAATGGACCTAAGTGACACATATATGGTGTATTTAGTTCTTTTCAAAATTTTGGCAAAGTTTCACTAGCATAGTGGCAACTGAGGTCTATAAGATATAAGATACATACAAATTGCAATAGGAAATAGGGATGAAGAACTTGCAACTAATTAAGGTGGCATGGGTAATGATCTATCTTTCTGccctttttagaaaaaaaatatatcaacCTAGACAATGAGAATTCCTGTGTCAGACATAGGGTGCTGATTGGGTGCCTCCTCGCATATACGCTATTAACAATTGGGGATTTACCCTAAAATGAGAAACACCTATTAATTCAGAAAATTGCTTGTGTCCTCATACTTGTGTATCAAATACTCCGGAAATGTCCACTGCTTGTTTCTGTAGCTATCTTGATTctgaaaaaaacaaaactaaccATCACAGTCTCACAATGGACGTGTTCCTATCTATCCATTATGAGAATGCAATGGAAAATGTGAAAAAATTAAGCCTTTTTTATCTTCTTATATGAAGAACTTCTTTTTAATCCTGAAGCACAGTTGAACAATGGCTAGGTCCCTTGCCACCTCTGCCTTCTTCATTGGCCCAGGGGCTTCAGTGGCAGCATCTGCCAAAACCTCATAGCAGTTGTTGGTGAGAAATTCCTATTTATCCCCTAATAACTTCCTTATCTTCAAATGTTATTCAAACTACTTTTAGTCTGTTGGATATTACAGAACAAATACCTTAATTGGGCTGCACATTCTCTTTTGTAGGTGCAGAATTTTGGGATCTCAAATGAAGAAACTTGGCCAGCAGGCTTATTCTTTACTTTGGTAATATTTATGGCTATTACAACAATTAATTTGGTATTCCCAATTTGATCGCTTTTCTAAACATATTTGATTTGCCGATAAGTGGCATCTTACGCTCTATAGCATCCACCGAAAAAAATCCTCCTTTTTCTACTTTCCACGATCAGTCCCACCCAGGTCAGGGCCTGTTTGGATTGGAGTTTTTCCATAGGAATTTTAAAGGAATCAGAATCTTTCATTTTGCTTACGTCACCCTCTGTTTGAAATGGAGGAATCAGTCATCCCTTTTCTCTGGAAAGGCTTCCTTTCCTATGCAAAGTAGAGGAAATAAAACATCCACCTCGATCTGTTGAAAAATTTCCTGCGCGTGAAGGATGGATTGACGACCATGCTAATAGCAATTGAGCCTCATTAGTACCTCGTTTGCTTGCATCTCCTTCCACAATCGTTTCCTAGAGATTCCTATGTTTTTCCAATCCTCTGTTTTGTCCCTTCATTCAATACCTGTGTTTTCTAATTCCTACGTTTTTTTCCGTTCCTACGTTTTATATTCCTCTGTTCCAAACAGGCCCTGAAGTACAATTCAAAACAATTTTGAATCCACCCCACCTGCTGCCACGATCGCCGCGTCCCTTCCTCTAGGAGTGCATCAGCGATCTACGCCACGATCTACGACTGCAGCACCGGGCGACGTGACGAGTGCAGAGATCGAATCCTAGCCCACCCCAATGCCGAGGAGGCACAGCGTGATCATCGGCATAGGCGGCACGACGAAAGAGTTCCGGTGTTCTTGGCAGGCAGAGGCAGATCGACGTCATGGTTGTCCTCGTGCCGGCTAGATCAGGGCATTGGGCCTATCGGATTGACGTCGTAGCCTCCCCTCGACGCGCTGCTGCAGCGACCAAGGCGACATTCGCCCTTGGCTCCGGCAAGCCGTCAGCTCGGCTTCGGCCGTGGCCACCACGACGACTCGGGGCTTCTAGGTGTTTCACATCAACGGCACCGATCGGGCTTCGAAGGACGACGGCTCTGGCTCCATCGCGTTGTACCAACACCTGTAGAACACGTCATCGATAGGGCATGACGGTGTGGATAGGGCACGCCAGTCCATCGCGCTCCATCGTGCAGAACACCTAGAGCTCATGTTAATGCTAATGCTCACCGCTATTCTCCCTATACATCTCTATGGCTCTCTATATAGCTCACTGTTGTTCTCCCTATACATCTCTATGAACTCAGAAGAGATCGAAAAGCTTAGAATACAGAATAGAGCAATATTTAAAAGATGTTTTTTCAGAACAACGACCCTGAAGATATCTAATATTTGGTTAAGTCGTTAGGGAGGATGTAAATATGTCTGGAGATATAAAAATAGTGTAAACGACAAACTCTGCAGAAATAAATTAGTTCTTTTAAaagcattttctaaaaaaaaacctgtagcgttagcacgggtatTATACTAGTGAGAAGTAGTACATATCTAGTTGCTGtgattaggccagtctcaatgcatgtttcatgagagtatcatgcacattaaatagggtgccacataagcaaaattgttgACTTGGGCAGAgttattaaatgaaggagtttcataagatgagagcggagtttcatccccataaaactcatgtggctcggttacctagtttatagtcttggtaactgtgcgaTAAAACTATACGTCGAGACTGACCTTATGAAAAAAACACGAAAGACGTATGTTGACTTTTTGATACTTATATGCAATAATTAGCTCGCTAATTTTCAATGTGTATGCATGAGAAGGTCACAGGCAAAACAAACGTGGTCACATCCTACCAGATCGTAGTGCATTAATCACGATATCATCGGCGTTAGTGTTTACTAAGGCTTGAGGCACCAAACGTGATGGCGGGGCTGGTCAATGCCGGGGCGTCTTAGCGTTCGGTCGTCCGGACGGAAACCACCGTCCGGCACCTTTCCCACGCTAACTTCCCGCCTCCTCATTCCAGCACATCATATTCAGCTGACTTCACATCGTGCGCCAAGATTTTTTGCGAGCAGAGTCTGCCCGCCGTTTGCCCGTTTCCTCAACTTCAGGTCGTACTAGTGCATGCAAGTATATGATAAAAAATATGACAATGTTATGGTTTACTATGAATTTAAAAAATCTATAGTTTACAAAATAAACATCCAAATTAAATTTTGATTGCGCCATTGTGTTTCttataataatttttttaaaacaaaatcccacataaatatatttggataaaattttattaaataacatttatcttataaagatagaATATTTTTCTTTCATTGAGTAGGGACAATGTTCTAGATTCATGGAATAATGTTCCGCCTTCATAAGAAAAATATGCTTAGTTTAGAACAACAATATGGTAATTTTAGATTCATgaaattgatattataatatacataaaataaataGTTACATAATATAAATAAGAATAATAAAATCTAGAGcaaagaataagaaaaaaaatagaaacacCTAATAGAGAGAATTTAAAAGAACATCACATAGTCTGcctgcacatgcataaagcacacAGTTTGACATGCAGCACGTGCAAAAATTCTTGGCACGTGCTGTGTGCTACGAATTTTTACATACAGCACGTGCCAGGAATTTTTGCGAGCAGAGTCTGCCTGCTGTTTCCTCAGCTTCAGGTCGTACTAGTGCATGCAGGTTTGATAAAATAATACGATAATATTATGGTTTGCTAcgaatttaaaaaaaatctatagTTTACAAAATAAATATCCAAATTAAATTTTGATTGCACCAttgtattttttataataaattcttcaaaacaagatccgacataaatatatttagataaaattttattaaagaacatttatcttataaagatagaACATTTTTCTTTCATTGAGTAGAGACAATGTTCTAGATTCAGAGAAAAATGTTCC encodes:
- the LOC110432325 gene encoding uncharacterized protein LOC110432325, which encodes MALRVLARKLRFPATSVLQRASTPVVSPPASSRLLTSHSSQSGGAKRAVNETRNARPRWRNYKKLEKRFLRDMEKDMKNFKELSLAMDNLPRNVVLTSSVGLAVLTTGWAYAIGVFDWNRMGDNEPSA